The sequence below is a genomic window from Ischnura elegans chromosome 2, ioIscEleg1.1, whole genome shotgun sequence.
TGTTCATAATATTTGCATTAAGTTCATTTGCGTCTTTATCTTTATTACAGCTTCTTATTATAAGCATTTTGGGGGTAGGTCTTATTTTCCTTGTTAATCCGGTGACTTATGGTCTCTTGACTATTTCTATGAGGGTTGGTTTTGTCGTAACTGTTTCAAGGGGTTGTATTTTGGAGATATCCTTCAATATATCCTGGCGTTCTTCTATTCTTCCTTCCAGTTTGGCTATTTTAATGGTCATTTGTCGGGTAAGATGCTCTAATTCTTTGTACTTTCTAACGTGGTCGTCAAGACACTCTTTAGACATCTTGTTGCTTTTCCATAGGCTAGTGATGTTTCTTTCTAACTCTTTCAGtatgttcttaattttattttcttctaattcttctttttcatttcctgCATTGCTGGGACTGGGAGTATTCTCTTTCGATTTCTTCTCCTGTTGGTGTGATAGAGTCACTTCTTctatttcttcttctctttctttccTCTTCTTGTACTCTTCTTTTTCTCTTCTAACTTTCATCATTGGTGTCTCCTGGCTTCTTTTTGGTGTTCTAGGAGTCTTCTCGGATTTTCGGAAAGGCTGCTCGTTTTCTTTACTCTCCATTTTCGTTTCGCTACACTAATATACTCGCACTTAAGCGTCTTTCCCACTGTCCTCTTGCGTTTAGCCCTCTCAGGCGATGGGGGACTTAAGGCAGGGAGAAGCGGTCCCCGACTAATTTCCCCCACACGTTTGCCGGCCCCCGGTCTCGAGGCGGCGGGGCAAGCCCTTGCCGCACACAAAAGGCACACGAGACTTGTTTATCACAGATAAATAT
It includes:
- the LOC124153211 gene encoding protein PXR1-like — translated: MESKENEQPFRKSEKTPRTPKRSQETPMMKVRREKEEYKKRKEREEEIEEVTLSHQQEKKSKENTPSPSNAGNEKEELEENKIKNILKELERNITSLWKSNKMSKECLDDHVRKYKELEHLTRQMTIKIAKLEGRIEERQDILKDISKIQPLETVTTKPTLIEIVKRP